The following is a genomic window from Candidatus Omnitrophota bacterium.
TAAGATCAAGTTAGAGACCTTCAATCTGGCGATAATCAAGGAAGGGATGCCTGGTATGGAGGGCCTGAAATTAGTAAAGGAGTTGAAGGCGGCCAACCCCGACATCACAGTCATCTTATCGCGCGATAAAGATTCTTCCCGCAAAGCGGCTGCCCTGCCCAATCTGGAGATATATGACTATCTGGTAAGCCCCATAAATCCGGAGAAGGCCGTTTTTATTATAGATAAGGGCATAGAGCTCAACCGGTTGTCGGTAAGAAACAGCAAGGTGCTGCGCCGCGTCGCGGAGGAAAATACCTCCCTGCAGAAGCAGAACGCGCTTCTTACCAAGCGCATTGAGGAGTCCACAAAGAACCTGTCGCGCCTTTACGAAAATCTACGGGATACGTATTTGCGCACGATAAAGGCGCTGGCGCAGGCGATCGATACCAGGGATCATTACACCGGAAGCCATTCAGCCAATGTCGCCAGGTACGCGGCGGCGATAGCCGAAGCGATGCATCTGTCCACTCAGGAGGTTGAGGCGGTAAGAGAGGCCTGCGAGCTGCATGATTTAGGCAAGGTCGGCATACAGGATTATATATTAAGCAAGCCCACAAAGCTCACCCCTGAAGAATGGGAGCAGATGAAGGAGCATCCTATGAAGGGCGCTCAGATACTTGAGCACTTGACGTTCCTCGGCGACGTGGTTGAGATCGTGCGGGAGCACCACGAGCATTATGACGGCACAGGGTATCCCTTCAAGCATAAGGGCGATGAGATACCTTTGGGCGCGCGCATTGTATGCCTCGCGGATTCTTACGACGCTATGACTTCCGCCCGTTCATATAGAAAGTCGCCGTTGACTAAAGAAGAGGCGGTTGCCGAGATAGTCAAGAATTCAGGGAAGCAGTTTGACCCGCGCATAGTAGAGGCGTTCCTGAAAGTCGTGGAGAAATTCTGATGCCTGTGTTCCGTTATAAAGCGAAAGACAGCGGCTCCGCGGTTAAGTCCGGAGAGATCGAGGCGGGTTCCGTGCAGGATGCCGCCGATATTCTGCACAAGAGGGGCTACACCGTTATTTCACTTGACGCCGCGAAGGCGTTGAGAAGCAGGAGAGAATCGGTGAGCACGGATGACCTGGTGGTATTTTCCCGCCAGCTTGCCACGATGATAGAAAGCGGCATATCTTTGGTGCAGGCGCTGGCAATTTTGTCGGAACAGGCGGAAAAGAAGTCGTTTAAATCCGTGATCGGATCGATGAGGCAGGATATAGAGGAGGGCTCCAGTTTCAGCGAGGCGCTGGCAAAACATGCCGGCATATTCCCTGAGATATTCAGGAGCATGGTTCAGGCCGGCGAGGCATCGGGGATGCTGGAAGAGATATTGGAGCGCCTGGCGGTATACATAGAGAAGTCCGCGGCGCTGCGCAGGAAAATAGTCTCAAGCCTTATATACCCTGCCGTGGTGATAAGTATGGCGGTGATCATCACCGCTGTCCTGCTCTTGAAGGTGGTGCCGACGTTCAAGGCGATATTTGACATTCTCGGCGGCCAGCTGCCTTTGCCTACAAAGATATTGATCTTTACCAGCGACCTGCTGCGCCACAACATCCTTTACGTGATCATAGCCGCGGCGGCAGCGTTTTTTTTGTTCAGGAAGTACTACGCGACACAAAAGGGCAGATACGCGGTAGATAAGCGGATGTTGTCCCTGCCGGTTTTCGGCAGGCTGGCAATAAAGGTCGCCGTGGTGAAATTCAGCCGCACCCTTGCCACGCTGGTGAAGAGCGGAGTGCCGATATTGAATTCCCTTGAGATAGTCGCCAGGATCGCCGGCAACAAGGTCGTGGAGGAGGCGGTGCTGTCGGCGCGTAAATCCATACGCGAAGGCGAGCCGATCGCGGGGCCGCTTTCCAACAGCGGCGTGTTCCCCCCTATGGTTGTGAGGATGATCGGCGTGGGAGAGCAGACAGGCGAACTTGAAAAGATGCTTACCAAGATAGCCGATTTCTACGATGATCAGGTTGACGCCGCCGTAAGCGGGCTGACCAGCCTGCTTGAGCCGTTGGTCATTGCCTTTCTGGGAATAGTCATAGGAGGCATAGTGATATCCCTGTTCCTGCCCATATTCAAGATCACCCAGCTCATCGCGCAGTAATGCCAACCCGCCACATCGTCCATGTAGACATGGACGCGTTCTTCGCGGCCATAGAACAGAGGGATAACCCCGATCTTAAGGGAAAGCCCGTTATCGTGGGCGCCGACCCGAAAGGCGGCAGGGGCAGAGGAGTTGTCTCAACCTGTTCCTACGAGGCAAGAAAGCACGGCATCCACTCCGCGATGCCTATTTCAATCGCCTACCGTAAATGCCCTCAGGCGGCCTTTCTTCCCGTGGATATGCAAAAGTATATCCGCGTTTCCCGGCAGATCTTCGCCATCCTTGAAGCATTTACTCCAGCTATAGAGCCGGTAAGCATTGATGAGGCGTTTCTGGATATAACAGACACCTTCCAGCGATTTAAGACGCCCCTCAATACCTGCATAGCGATAAAGCAGCGGATAAAACAGGAAACAGGGCTGAGCGCCTCAGTAGGCCTTGCCCCGACAAAAATGGCGGCAAAGATCGCCTCCGGCCTTAAGAAACCCGATGGCCTGCTGGAAGTGACAAAGGAAGGGCTGTTGGATTTTCTCCTGCCGCTTGATATAGGACTTCTCTGGGGTGTAGGCAAAAAGACAGAAGAGACGCTGAATCAGATGGGCATATATACAGTCAATGATCTTGCCGGGAGAAGCAAAGCAGAACTTATAAGCGTATTCGGCAAGAATGGCGCCTGGTTCTGGGAGATGGCGCGGGGCATAGATACGAGCGAGGTCATAACAGAGCGGGAAGCCAGATCAATAAGCAACGAGGC
Proteins encoded in this region:
- a CDS encoding type II secretion system F family protein, translated to MPVFRYKAKDSGSAVKSGEIEAGSVQDAADILHKRGYTVISLDAAKALRSRRESVSTDDLVVFSRQLATMIESGISLVQALAILSEQAEKKSFKSVIGSMRQDIEEGSSFSEALAKHAGIFPEIFRSMVQAGEASGMLEEILERLAVYIEKSAALRRKIVSSLIYPAVVISMAVIITAVLLLKVVPTFKAIFDILGGQLPLPTKILIFTSDLLRHNILYVIIAAAAAFFLFRKYYATQKGRYAVDKRMLSLPVFGRLAIKVAVVKFSRTLATLVKSGVPILNSLEIVARIAGNKVVEEAVLSARKSIREGEPIAGPLSNSGVFPPMVVRMIGVGEQTGELEKMLTKIADFYDDQVDAAVSGLTSLLEPLVIAFLGIVIGGIVISLFLPIFKITQLIAQ
- a CDS encoding HD domain-containing protein; protein product: MTEGKILIVDNDRVFMNYIRDMLSGKGYDVDTADRAEEAVNKIKLETFNLAIIKEGMPGMEGLKLVKELKAANPDITVILSRDKDSSRKAAALPNLEIYDYLVSPINPEKAVFIIDKGIELNRLSVRNSKVLRRVAEENTSLQKQNALLTKRIEESTKNLSRLYENLRDTYLRTIKALAQAIDTRDHYTGSHSANVARYAAAIAEAMHLSTQEVEAVREACELHDLGKVGIQDYILSKPTKLTPEEWEQMKEHPMKGAQILEHLTFLGDVVEIVREHHEHYDGTGYPFKHKGDEIPLGARIVCLADSYDAMTSARSYRKSPLTKEEAVAEIVKNSGKQFDPRIVEAFLKVVEKF
- the dinB gene encoding DNA polymerase IV is translated as MPTRHIVHVDMDAFFAAIEQRDNPDLKGKPVIVGADPKGGRGRGVVSTCSYEARKHGIHSAMPISIAYRKCPQAAFLPVDMQKYIRVSRQIFAILEAFTPAIEPVSIDEAFLDITDTFQRFKTPLNTCIAIKQRIKQETGLSASVGLAPTKMAAKIASGLKKPDGLLEVTKEGLLDFLLPLDIGLLWGVGKKTEETLNQMGIYTVNDLAGRSKAELISVFGKNGAWFWEMARGIDTSEVITEREARSISNEATFDEDTADKSRIKRELAWLCELVSGRLREEGFKCRTLTLKIRLEGFQTHTRSKTFSSPTNFSEDLITVIGQLYDDFEIRNRKVRLVGVRATNFSDADEQWLFKDTAENKKEDIHKAIDKIRGKFGAVSICRASSVNGKT